DNA from Marinagarivorans cellulosilyticus:
GCCCGTTAAGCGGAATTTCTTTAAAAGTGGTTGGAATATTTTCGATACCCTTATTGTTACGATAAGTTTAATCCCTATTGATAATAGTGAGTTGGCAGTTGTTGGGCGTTTGATTAGGATTTTCCGTGTGTTGCGGATGATTTCAATTATCCCAGAGCTACGTTTATTATTGAATTCCCTACTTAAGGCCTTGCCACAGTTGGGTTATGTAATGCTGCTAATGTTTATTATTTTCTATATTTATGCAGCAGTAGGCAGTACTTTTTTTGCTCAGGTCAACCCCACTTTATGGGGTGATATTGCCATTAGCATGCTGACGCTGTTTCGGGTGATGACATTTGAGGATTGGACAGATGTTATGTATGAAACGCAGGTTGAGTACCCGTTTAGCTGGATTTTTTACTTAACATTCATCTTCTTCACTGCATTCGCGTTTTTAAATATGGTTATTGGCATTGTGGTTAATGTATTGGAAGAGGAGCGGCAAAAGCAAAAGGACGATACTGTTGAAGAGCTACATTTAGAAGAGTTGGATCAGCTGCAGATTAT
Protein-coding regions in this window:
- a CDS encoding ion transporter encodes the protein MPPEAGLESTASTNLFFRIRHNKVFEWFVISIIVFSALVIGVKTYPIPPFVNNLVIILDWLITVIFLIEIVIRFLAEPVKRNFFKSGWNIFDTLIVTISLIPIDNSELAVVGRLIRIFRVLRMISIIPELRLLLNSLLKALPQLGYVMLLMFIIFYIYAAVGSTFFAQVNPTLWGDIAISMLTLFRVMTFEDWTDVMYETQVEYPFSWIFYLTFIFFTAFAFLNMVIGIVVNVLEEERQKQKDDTVEELHLEELDQLQIIRAELAELKELMQLQAKAGK